One genomic region from Anopheles bellator chromosome 2, idAnoBellAS_SP24_06.2, whole genome shotgun sequence encodes:
- the LOC131210678 gene encoding large ribosomal subunit protein mL55 translates to MHLSRIVPACAPYLNSVRCISCNSAAVVKVHRSIYSRRYPTMVVLPDGATINISYHEPRRIIKLPLDLSLLSEAERKARIEKRKPKQKIRIEDDVEEDTFNANKYLKYIKKK, encoded by the exons ATGCATTTATCTAGGATTGTGCCGGCATGTGCACCGTATTTGAATTCGGTAAGGTGCATTTCCTGCAACAGTGCTGCGGTGGTAAAAGTGCATCGAAGTATTTACTCTCGCCGCTACCCAACCATGGTGGTTCTTCCTGACGGggccaccatcaacatcagcTATCATGAACCGCGAAGGATAATCAAG TTGCCCTTGGATCTAAGCTTACTATCCGAAGCTGAACGGAAAGCTCGTATTGAGAAGCGCAAACCGAAGCAAAAGATTCGTATCGAGGACGATGTAGAAGAGGATACGTTCAATGCCAACAAGTATCTGAAGTACATTAAAAAGAAGTAA